In one Terriglobales bacterium genomic region, the following are encoded:
- a CDS encoding M1 family aminopeptidase yields MRNSGVTAVICTLLLIFVLPGFGQEIGREETQYHNATPPVSPPGPLPEPFRIGSPRNQSGTPSAPSASAVLYRQLREIQLDPDAVYKIREASVEREDIHIVLEDGTIGFTHAVDGRITGAFFEGEGEILLIPPDRVEKRSLGLFTNTGILEEKFSSIYLRFNDDLASELITYTRGKVEDPQEFVNRWSSVVTSLSEADALRLMTSFLNGHKTADGKIVTPEGDHMLRARINGVNMGVFDLFFDTDAREQISVGQLSRDKYGRGFFNVWTAFPMRSMRMRAIPHRTMKGRTSQTPAALGSTTDEEPEDRLQIADYKIKVNVKPPTDLEVECTMNAVVAQGGQRVILLELSRFLKVSSVEYNGQALEYLQNEALEGTALERRGNDLVALVFPQSLQTGQKLELRFVYGGSVMSDAGGGLLYVGARGIWYPNRGVALANFDLEFTYPKEWTLVATGHRVSSDSTETSVVSRWVSERPIPIAGFNLGNYQLAEAKLGDVPIMVYASEGVENTMPVAKEQVMLPPLNPTSRIGAPVSTMVPSAQPAPAGNAKLVAERVQTGLESLEHQLGPYPYKSLVFSQMPGRTSQGWPGLIFLSSYSFLHKEELERLKISPVDAFMFNLVIPIHESAHQWWGDLITWKSYRDQWLVEALANYCALVTLEKSHPVEVQAVLDEYRRQLLQENDSKKIGADAGPVTLGVRLFSSAFPNGYLSISYGRGTWLLHMLRHMLRDAEERDGKTDPKAAKRISTGDEPFFRVLRKLRERYEGKSINNKIVQQIFEEEVPESLRFEGRKSLDWFFDEWVNGTSIPKIDASGVKVTASAGGTTITGKLTQKDAPAELITSVPIYGVKANKDMVLLGRVFADGPESTFRLKAPAGVRKIEVDPYETVLRRKN; encoded by the coding sequence TTGCGAAATTCCGGCGTAACCGCCGTCATATGCACCTTATTACTAATCTTCGTATTACCGGGATTTGGGCAGGAAATCGGGCGTGAGGAAACGCAGTATCACAATGCAACACCGCCTGTCAGCCCACCCGGGCCGCTGCCTGAGCCGTTCCGGATCGGCAGCCCGCGCAACCAAAGTGGAACGCCATCCGCACCGAGCGCGTCGGCGGTGCTGTACCGGCAACTGCGGGAGATCCAGCTTGATCCGGACGCGGTATACAAGATTCGTGAGGCGTCGGTGGAGCGCGAGGACATCCACATCGTGCTGGAAGACGGCACCATCGGGTTCACGCACGCCGTGGATGGGCGTATCACAGGAGCATTCTTCGAAGGCGAAGGGGAGATTTTGCTGATCCCGCCCGACCGCGTGGAGAAGCGCTCGCTGGGCTTGTTCACCAACACCGGCATTCTGGAAGAGAAGTTTTCGTCGATCTACCTGCGGTTTAACGACGACCTGGCGAGTGAGTTGATCACGTACACGCGCGGGAAGGTGGAGGATCCGCAGGAATTCGTGAATCGTTGGAGTAGCGTGGTGACCAGCCTCTCGGAGGCGGATGCACTCCGGCTGATGACGTCGTTCCTGAATGGACACAAGACTGCCGATGGCAAGATCGTGACCCCGGAAGGCGATCACATGCTGCGGGCCAGGATCAACGGCGTGAATATGGGCGTCTTTGACCTGTTCTTCGATACCGATGCACGCGAGCAGATCAGCGTGGGGCAGTTATCGCGCGACAAGTACGGCCGCGGTTTCTTCAACGTGTGGACAGCGTTTCCCATGCGATCGATGCGAATGCGCGCGATTCCGCACCGGACGATGAAAGGACGGACTTCCCAGACACCGGCAGCATTGGGGTCAACGACCGACGAAGAGCCGGAAGACCGACTTCAGATCGCCGACTACAAGATCAAAGTGAACGTAAAGCCGCCGACCGATCTGGAAGTGGAATGCACGATGAACGCCGTGGTGGCGCAGGGCGGGCAGCGGGTGATCCTGCTGGAGTTGTCGCGTTTCCTGAAAGTAAGTTCGGTGGAATACAACGGTCAAGCCCTGGAGTACCTGCAAAACGAAGCGCTGGAAGGGACCGCGCTGGAGCGTCGCGGCAATGACCTGGTGGCGCTGGTATTTCCGCAATCATTACAGACTGGGCAGAAACTGGAATTACGTTTCGTGTACGGCGGATCGGTGATGTCGGACGCGGGCGGAGGACTGCTGTACGTGGGCGCGCGCGGTATCTGGTATCCGAACCGCGGTGTGGCACTGGCGAACTTCGATCTTGAGTTCACGTATCCGAAGGAATGGACGCTGGTGGCGACTGGGCACAGGGTTTCTTCGGATTCGACGGAGACATCGGTGGTGTCGCGGTGGGTTTCGGAGAGGCCGATCCCGATTGCCGGATTCAATCTCGGCAACTATCAACTTGCCGAGGCGAAGCTGGGCGATGTGCCGATCATGGTGTACGCGTCGGAAGGCGTGGAGAACACGATGCCTGTGGCGAAGGAGCAGGTGATGCTTCCGCCGCTGAATCCGACGTCGCGCATCGGAGCACCGGTGAGCACGATGGTTCCTTCGGCACAGCCGGCTCCGGCGGGAAATGCCAAGCTGGTTGCCGAGAGAGTGCAGACAGGATTGGAATCACTGGAGCATCAACTGGGACCGTATCCGTATAAATCGCTGGTGTTTTCGCAGATGCCGGGACGGACGAGCCAGGGGTGGCCAGGATTGATCTTCCTGTCGAGCTATTCGTTCCTGCATAAGGAGGAATTGGAGCGGCTGAAGATCTCTCCGGTGGACGCGTTCATGTTCAACCTGGTGATCCCGATTCACGAGTCGGCACACCAGTGGTGGGGCGACCTGATCACGTGGAAGAGCTATCGCGACCAGTGGCTGGTGGAAGCGCTGGCGAATTATTGCGCGCTGGTGACGCTGGAAAAATCGCATCCAGTGGAAGTGCAGGCGGTCCTGGATGAGTATCGCAGGCAGTTGCTGCAGGAGAATGACAGCAAGAAGATAGGCGCGGATGCGGGCCCCGTGACGCTGGGCGTGCGGTTATTCTCGTCGGCATTCCCGAACGGATATCTTTCCATCAGCTATGGCCGCGGCACCTGGCTGCTGCACATGCTGCGTCATATGTTGCGCGATGCCGAGGAGAGGGATGGGAAGACCGATCCGAAAGCGGCAAAGCGGATCTCGACCGGCGACGAGCCGTTCTTCCGGGTGCTGAGGAAACTGCGCGAACGTTACGAGGGCAAGTCGATCAACAACAAGATCGTGCAACAGATCTTCGAAGAAGAGGTCCCGGAATCGTTGCGGTTCGAGGGCCGGAAGTCGCTCGACTGGTTCTTTGACGAGTGGGTGAACGGAACGTCCATCCCGAAGATCGACGCGTCAGGCGTGAAGGTTACGGCGAGCGCGGGTGGAACGACCATTACAGGGAAACTGACGCAAAAGGATGCGCCCGCGGAACTGATCACGTCCGTGCCGATTTACGGCGTTAAGGCAAACAAGGACATGGTGCTGCTCGGGCGGGTATTCGCCGATGGGCCTGAATCGACGTTCCGGCTGAAGGCGCCTGCGGGTGTCCGCAAGATCGAAGTGGATCCGTACGAGACGGTGCTGCGCCGCAAGAATTAG
- a CDS encoding endonuclease/exonuclease/phosphatase family protein: MPYYAKLWAEKDKGIRVRTAESLLRLRKQLGEEIPLRADGKLLLATWNIREFDSGKFGERCAECFYYIAEIISRFDLVAVQEVNEDLRALRKVQGILGGWWNYLVTDVTAGSSGNRERLAFLYDSRKVKFSGLAGELVLPEAKNLKAVQFARTPFVCGFQAGWTKFNLCTVHIYYGTAKKDDPRRVKEINDVAEFLEKRAKSYGSQPLHPGESEKGEPENLVLLGDFNIFSPEDVTMQAILKHGFQVPEEIQTLEGTSADRKKHYDQIAFITRKHRFQSAGHAGVFDYYKSVFRDEDEDEYKKSLMGDYKQYKAWRTHQMSDHLPMWVQLQTDFAREYLEELAKGEARGAVV, encoded by the coding sequence ATGCCGTATTACGCGAAATTGTGGGCCGAGAAAGACAAGGGGATTCGGGTTCGAACAGCGGAGAGCCTGCTGCGTTTGCGGAAGCAGCTAGGCGAGGAGATCCCTCTGCGCGCAGATGGGAAACTTCTGCTGGCAACCTGGAATATCCGGGAGTTCGATTCGGGGAAGTTTGGGGAGCGTTGCGCGGAATGCTTTTACTACATCGCCGAGATCATCAGCCGTTTCGACCTGGTGGCCGTGCAGGAGGTGAACGAGGACCTGCGCGCCCTGCGGAAAGTGCAGGGGATTCTGGGGGGCTGGTGGAATTACCTGGTGACAGATGTGACGGCCGGATCGAGCGGCAATCGCGAGCGATTGGCATTCCTGTATGACAGCCGCAAGGTGAAGTTCTCGGGACTGGCCGGCGAACTGGTGCTGCCGGAGGCAAAGAATCTGAAAGCGGTGCAGTTTGCGAGGACGCCGTTCGTGTGCGGCTTCCAGGCAGGGTGGACGAAGTTCAACCTGTGCACCGTGCACATCTACTATGGCACAGCGAAGAAGGATGATCCGCGCAGGGTGAAAGAGATCAACGACGTCGCGGAGTTCCTGGAAAAGCGGGCGAAGAGTTACGGCTCGCAACCGTTGCATCCGGGCGAGTCGGAAAAGGGTGAGCCGGAAAACCTGGTGTTGCTGGGCGACTTCAACATCTTTTCGCCGGAAGACGTGACGATGCAGGCGATCCTGAAACACGGATTCCAGGTGCCGGAGGAGATCCAGACACTGGAAGGCACCAGCGCCGACAGGAAGAAGCATTACGACCAGATTGCGTTCATTACGCGGAAGCACCGGTTCCAAAGCGCGGGGCACGCGGGAGTGTTCGACTATTACAAGTCGGTCTTCCGCGACGAGGACGAAGACGAGTACAAGAAGTCGCTGATGGGCGACTACAAGCAGTACAAGGCGTGGCGCACGCACCAGATGTCGGACCATCTTCCGATGTGGGTACAGTTGCAGACGGATTTCGCGCGCGAGTATCTGGAGGAACTGGCAAAAGGAGAGGCGCGAGGAGCAGTGGTTTAA
- a CDS encoding lysylphosphatidylglycerol synthase transmembrane domain-containing protein: MTAKEPSVLSKHRAKVWLTYVIAALALYWVFHDVHWGALVDQFKQLSWGWVSVIVFWDVLSFYVQGIRWQILLQPLGKLSYWRTTQAIYVGLLTSEILPLRAGEIIRGILVARWLGRKFHDVLPSMAVERMFDAFWFSGAMIATALLIDVPPQIRVGTNVMAAAAILGIIVFVYVVKKTHYAENVVDLNAEPKNLVEKLRFALFEIRVELKQIGLGRRFWTSGLVSGLLHVVQALAFLSILKACGVDLPLLASIAVFLVVHLGIAIPNAPANVGTFQLFCVLGLTFFGVEKSTAAAVSVIAFAILTFPVLLIGVLATLQAGFSLTSFHTQLRDMSTQQPAAERVI, from the coding sequence ATGACGGCCAAAGAGCCCAGCGTTTTGTCGAAGCATCGAGCGAAGGTCTGGCTGACTTACGTCATCGCCGCGCTGGCTCTCTATTGGGTATTCCACGACGTTCACTGGGGCGCCCTCGTCGACCAGTTCAAGCAACTCTCCTGGGGATGGGTCAGCGTCATTGTCTTCTGGGATGTGCTCAGCTTCTACGTGCAGGGCATCCGCTGGCAGATTCTTCTTCAACCACTGGGCAAACTTTCCTACTGGCGGACCACGCAAGCCATCTACGTCGGACTACTCACCAGCGAAATCCTCCCGCTGCGCGCCGGCGAAATCATTCGCGGAATCCTCGTTGCTCGCTGGCTCGGCCGTAAGTTCCACGATGTCCTTCCCTCCATGGCCGTCGAGCGTATGTTTGACGCCTTCTGGTTCTCCGGAGCCATGATCGCCACCGCGCTCCTTATCGATGTTCCGCCGCAGATTCGCGTCGGCACCAATGTCATGGCCGCTGCCGCCATACTCGGCATCATCGTCTTCGTGTACGTAGTGAAGAAGACACACTATGCCGAGAACGTAGTCGACCTCAACGCCGAACCGAAAAACCTGGTTGAGAAGCTGAGATTCGCGCTGTTTGAGATCCGCGTCGAACTCAAGCAGATCGGCCTCGGACGCCGCTTCTGGACCTCCGGTCTTGTCTCCGGACTGCTCCACGTCGTACAGGCGCTGGCGTTCCTGTCGATTCTGAAGGCCTGCGGAGTTGACCTCCCGCTGCTCGCATCGATCGCCGTCTTTCTGGTGGTACACCTCGGCATCGCCATTCCCAACGCCCCGGCAAACGTCGGCACCTTCCAACTCTTTTGCGTGCTGGGCCTGACGTTCTTCGGCGTGGAAAAATCAACGGCCGCAGCCGTGTCGGTGATCGCCTTCGCGATACTCACGTTCCCGGTTCTTCTCATCGGTGTTTTGGCAACGCTCCAGGCTGGCTTCTCGCTCACGTCCTTCCACACCCAACTGCGCGACATGAGCACGCAGCAACCCGCCGCCGAACGAGTTATTTAG
- the nhaA gene encoding Na+/H+ antiporter NhaA: MHVPPRSRGTTLAKAQTSYAAKKIVLPLQRFFHTETTSGLMLLAATAAALVWANFAPDSYEHFWETKIALQIGAFVLSHSLHHWINDALMVIFFFVVGLEIKREFAHGELSGWKRSALPVICAFGGMVVPATIYALFNAGTPASSGWGIPMATDIAFALGVLALVGDRIPSAARVFLLALATVDDIGAILVIAVFYTSQLSWMALVWAVVLVAVIVVMQRLGVQSVASYVPLGVFFWLAVLASGVHATIAGVILGLLTPTKAVLPKKEFADEAECIVSDIRKAVDVDDNATSEALLGSMEQLSVETEATADRLIRILHPWSGYVVLPLFALANAGVHLNATVLRDAIGSHVAQGIAFGLILGKSLGITLAAYLAVKFGLATMVRDVRWSQMLGVSTLAGIGFTVSIFITDLAFTDPTIVETGKIGVLCASLIAGVGGFALLRFGPRSHKVPPSDTLVIG, translated from the coding sequence ATGCACGTCCCACCGCGGAGCCGCGGCACCACCCTGGCAAAGGCGCAAACGTCTTATGCGGCGAAGAAGATCGTTCTGCCGCTGCAAAGGTTTTTTCATACCGAGACCACCAGCGGGCTGATGCTGTTGGCTGCCACCGCCGCCGCACTCGTCTGGGCTAACTTCGCCCCGGACTCGTACGAGCATTTCTGGGAAACGAAAATCGCTCTCCAGATTGGTGCTTTTGTGTTGTCGCACTCCCTGCACCACTGGATCAACGACGCGCTCATGGTGATCTTTTTCTTTGTCGTCGGACTGGAGATCAAGCGCGAGTTCGCACATGGCGAGCTTTCCGGATGGAAACGTTCTGCCTTGCCAGTCATCTGCGCGTTTGGTGGCATGGTAGTACCCGCGACAATTTATGCTCTGTTCAATGCCGGCACTCCCGCCTCGTCGGGATGGGGCATCCCCATGGCGACCGACATTGCGTTCGCTCTTGGTGTTCTCGCTCTCGTCGGAGACCGCATTCCCAGCGCCGCGCGAGTGTTCCTACTGGCACTCGCCACCGTCGACGACATCGGCGCTATTCTCGTCATCGCCGTCTTTTACACCAGTCAACTTTCCTGGATGGCACTGGTCTGGGCAGTCGTACTCGTCGCCGTTATTGTTGTAATGCAACGACTCGGCGTTCAATCCGTCGCCTCGTACGTCCCTCTTGGTGTGTTCTTCTGGTTGGCTGTGCTCGCTTCTGGCGTTCACGCCACCATCGCCGGAGTCATACTCGGTCTCCTCACCCCTACGAAGGCCGTTCTGCCTAAGAAGGAATTCGCCGATGAGGCTGAGTGCATCGTCTCCGATATCCGCAAAGCAGTCGACGTCGATGACAATGCAACATCGGAAGCGTTGCTCGGCAGCATGGAACAGCTCTCCGTCGAAACCGAAGCCACTGCCGACCGCCTCATTCGCATCTTGCATCCGTGGTCCGGATACGTCGTGCTCCCGCTCTTCGCGCTAGCCAACGCCGGTGTACATTTGAACGCCACTGTCCTCCGCGACGCCATCGGCAGTCACGTAGCTCAAGGCATCGCCTTTGGACTGATCCTCGGAAAATCGCTGGGTATTACGCTCGCTGCTTATCTGGCGGTCAAATTCGGTCTGGCCACCATGGTGCGGGATGTTCGCTGGTCCCAGATGCTCGGTGTAAGTACTCTGGCGGGCATCGGCTTTACAGTCTCGATTTTCATTACCGACTTGGCGTTCACTGACCCGACCATTGTGGAAACAGGAAAGATCGGGGTACTCTGCGCTTCGCTTATCGCCGGAGTCGGCGGCTTCGCGCTACTCAGGTTCGGCCCTCGCTCGCACAAGGTGCCGCCCTCTGATACCTTGGTAATCGGGTGA
- a CDS encoding ABC transporter ATP-binding protein has protein sequence MADQKVLSAQGLRKLYGQTVAVDDISFEVRQNEIVGLLGPNGAGKTTTINMVLGVLEPTSGKISIDGVDLAQHRSRALGCTNFAAVYAPLPGNLTVYQNLRIFGMIYGVKHIQERIDSLLEQFDLTKFRNTKCGVLSSGEQTRVALAKSMLNRPKLLLLDEPTASLDPSVAREIRMKIRDFATSGTGGVLWTSHNMYEVQEVCDRVLFLSHGKILLEGNPKSLPGEHGKTSLEELFITVAREPLTLEVG, from the coding sequence ATGGCAGATCAAAAAGTACTTTCGGCGCAGGGTTTGCGCAAACTCTACGGCCAAACGGTGGCCGTGGATGATATTTCGTTCGAGGTCAGACAGAACGAGATCGTCGGCCTGCTCGGTCCGAACGGAGCAGGGAAGACGACAACCATCAACATGGTACTGGGAGTGCTGGAGCCGACGTCGGGCAAGATTTCGATCGATGGCGTGGACCTGGCGCAACACCGGTCACGTGCGCTGGGGTGCACGAACTTTGCGGCGGTTTACGCGCCGCTGCCCGGCAATCTCACGGTGTACCAGAACCTGCGCATCTTCGGCATGATCTACGGGGTGAAGCATATCCAGGAGCGAATTGATTCTTTGCTGGAGCAGTTCGACCTGACGAAGTTCCGCAACACGAAGTGCGGTGTGCTGTCGTCAGGCGAGCAGACGCGAGTGGCACTGGCGAAATCGATGCTGAACCGTCCGAAGCTGCTGTTGCTGGATGAGCCGACGGCGTCACTGGACCCGTCGGTCGCGAGAGAAATCCGGATGAAGATTCGAGACTTCGCGACAAGCGGGACGGGCGGTGTGCTGTGGACGTCGCACAACATGTATGAAGTGCAGGAAGTGTGCGATCGCGTGCTGTTCCTGTCGCACGGGAAGATCCTGCTGGAAGGGAATCCGAAATCGCTTCCCGGCGAGCATGGGAAGACGTCGCTGGAAGAGTTGTTCATCACCGTAGCGCGCGAACCGCTTACGCTGGAGGTGGGATAG
- a CDS encoding ABC transporter permease, producing the protein MRTLAIVLRQFYLVRGSASRLTPMFIWVAIDMVLWGFMTKFLNALSASRFDFVPALLGAVLLWDFFTRVMQGVTMAFFEDVWSRNFLNMFATPIRISEYVGGLVLSSIGTSAIGLVIMLVVATFGFGLSFLSYGLLLIPFLMVLFLFGIALGIVGISLVLRLGPASEWFVWPIPAVLSPFVGVFYPLSTLPGWMQAFSRILPPAYVFEGVRAIVAGKEVPLAPLFFGIALSLVYVLLASLLFARMYKHSVRTGLIARYSAESVS; encoded by the coding sequence ATGCGCACCTTGGCCATTGTGCTGCGGCAGTTTTATCTTGTGCGCGGGAGCGCGTCGCGGTTGACCCCGATGTTCATCTGGGTCGCGATCGACATGGTGTTGTGGGGCTTCATGACGAAGTTCCTGAACGCATTGTCGGCGAGCCGTTTTGATTTTGTCCCGGCATTGCTGGGGGCCGTGCTGCTGTGGGACTTCTTCACGCGCGTGATGCAGGGCGTGACAATGGCATTCTTCGAAGACGTCTGGTCGAGGAATTTCCTGAACATGTTTGCCACGCCGATTCGGATTTCCGAATACGTCGGCGGACTGGTGCTGTCGAGCATCGGGACGAGCGCGATTGGTTTGGTGATCATGCTGGTGGTGGCGACGTTTGGATTTGGACTGTCGTTCCTTAGCTACGGACTGCTCCTGATTCCGTTCCTGATGGTGCTGTTCCTCTTCGGGATTGCGCTGGGAATTGTAGGGATTTCGCTGGTGCTGCGGCTTGGGCCGGCATCGGAATGGTTCGTGTGGCCGATCCCGGCGGTCTTGTCACCATTCGTCGGCGTGTTCTATCCGCTTTCGACGTTGCCGGGGTGGATGCAGGCTTTTTCGCGGATCCTGCCGCCGGCTTATGTGTTCGAAGGAGTGCGGGCGATCGTGGCGGGAAAAGAGGTGCCGCTGGCGCCGCTGTTCTTCGGCATTGCTCTGTCGTTGGTGTATGTGCTGCTGGCGTCGTTGCTCTTTGCACGAATGTACAAGCACTCTGTTCGGACCGGATTGATCGCGCGTTACAGCGCCGAGTCGGTCAGTTAA
- a CDS encoding GNAT family N-acetyltransferase codes for MKQAPAQVRHASPKDTPEIIRIVNAAFAVESFLDGTRTDDQRMAGYLQTGEFLVAEKDGEIVASIYIELHGERGYFGMLAVDPSRKGQGLGRVMIEAAENHCRSKGCKFMDIAVLSLRPELPPLYRKFGYVESGTDEFRPSRPLKPGYECHVIKMSKSL; via the coding sequence GTGAAGCAAGCACCAGCCCAGGTTCGCCATGCCAGTCCCAAAGACACACCAGAAATTATCCGCATCGTAAACGCGGCGTTTGCGGTCGAGTCATTCCTCGACGGCACACGCACGGACGACCAGCGCATGGCCGGATATCTCCAGACCGGCGAATTCCTTGTTGCCGAAAAAGATGGGGAAATCGTCGCCTCCATCTACATCGAACTCCACGGCGAACGCGGCTACTTCGGAATGCTGGCGGTGGACCCTTCCAGAAAAGGCCAGGGCCTCGGGCGTGTGATGATCGAGGCCGCGGAAAATCACTGTCGTTCGAAAGGCTGCAAGTTCATGGACATCGCCGTGCTCAGCCTTCGCCCCGAGTTACCGCCCCTCTACCGCAAGTTCGGATACGTCGAATCCGGTACCGACGAGTTCCGCCCCTCGCGGCCGCTCAAACCCGGATACGAATGCCACGTTATCAAAATGTCCAAGTCGCTCTGA
- the gndA gene encoding NADP-dependent phosphogluconate dehydrogenase yields the protein MQYKMGVVGLGVMGSNLALNMERNGFPVAGYDLDKAKTQAWVNGPAKGKKVIGVDSPAALMAALEKPRRILIMVPAGAPVDSAIAHLKPHLEPGDILMDGGNSFFLDTERRNKELEAENFRFIGTGVSGGEEGALWGPAIMPGGQIEAWEAVAPILRAMAARAEDGQPCVEYMGPRGAGHYVKMVHNGIEYGDMQLIAEAYDILHRGLGIPPSELHAIFNEWNSRELKSYLIEITANIFAKTDDLTGKPIVDVILDEAQQKGTGKWASQNALDIGAPIPTINAAVESRILSALKKERVAASKVLSGPKPSFSGDKNKLISAVEQALYASKITSYAQGIALMRLASNEYKYDLKPGKIAKIWRAGCIIRATLLQEIMHAYDRNPDLVNLMLDPNFKQAVESRQAAWRTVVQTAVGMGIPVLAMSSSLAYFDAYRTERLPANLTQAQRDYFGAHTYRRTDREGTFHTEWTAEKIATK from the coding sequence ATGCAATACAAGATGGGTGTGGTGGGTTTGGGCGTGATGGGTTCCAACCTCGCGCTGAACATGGAACGCAACGGGTTCCCCGTCGCCGGTTACGATCTCGACAAGGCTAAAACCCAGGCTTGGGTCAACGGTCCCGCCAAGGGGAAGAAAGTCATTGGCGTCGATTCCCCTGCTGCTCTCATGGCTGCTCTGGAAAAACCGCGTCGCATCCTCATCATGGTTCCCGCCGGCGCACCCGTCGATTCCGCCATCGCCCACCTCAAGCCACATCTCGAGCCCGGCGATATCCTCATGGACGGCGGCAACTCCTTCTTCCTCGATACCGAACGCCGCAACAAAGAACTCGAAGCCGAGAACTTTCGCTTCATCGGCACCGGCGTTTCCGGTGGTGAAGAGGGCGCACTCTGGGGTCCGGCCATCATGCCCGGCGGACAGATTGAAGCCTGGGAGGCCGTGGCGCCCATCCTGCGTGCCATGGCCGCTCGCGCCGAAGATGGCCAACCCTGTGTCGAATACATGGGTCCGCGTGGAGCCGGCCACTACGTGAAGATGGTTCACAACGGTATCGAGTACGGTGACATGCAGTTGATCGCCGAGGCCTACGACATCCTTCATCGCGGACTCGGGATCCCGCCCAGTGAACTGCACGCCATCTTCAACGAATGGAACTCCCGCGAACTTAAGTCTTATCTCATCGAAATCACGGCCAACATCTTTGCCAAAACCGACGACCTCACCGGCAAGCCGATCGTCGACGTGATCCTCGACGAAGCACAGCAGAAAGGCACCGGCAAGTGGGCCAGCCAGAACGCGCTCGACATCGGCGCACCCATTCCCACGATCAATGCCGCCGTCGAGAGCCGCATTTTGTCGGCACTGAAAAAAGAACGCGTCGCCGCCAGCAAAGTCCTCAGCGGACCGAAACCCTCGTTCTCCGGTGACAAGAACAAACTGATCAGCGCCGTCGAACAGGCACTCTACGCCAGCAAGATCACCTCTTACGCACAGGGCATCGCGCTGATGCGTCTCGCGTCGAACGAATACAAGTACGACCTGAAGCCCGGCAAAATTGCGAAGATCTGGCGCGCCGGATGCATCATCCGTGCCACCCTCCTCCAGGAGATCATGCACGCGTACGACCGCAACCCCGATCTCGTGAACCTCATGCTCGACCCGAACTTCAAGCAAGCGGTTGAAAGCCGTCAAGCTGCGTGGCGCACCGTCGTTCAAACAGCCGTCGGCATGGGCATCCCGGTGCTGGCCATGAGTTCTTCGCTGGCATACTTCGATGCCTATCGCACCGAGCGCCTGCCGGCGAACCTCACGCAGGCTCAGCGCGATTACTTTGGCGCTCACACCTACCGCCGCACCGACCGCGAAGGTACATTCCACACCGAGTGGACGGCGGAGAAAATCGCAACCAAATAG